TCCTTTCTGTTATAGAGAATGAAAAACAGAGGTTGAAAGAACATAATAACTTACAAGAGCTTTCTGTTTAGGAGATGATCGGCAGCAAATGACAGATGCACATCCAATAGCAAGCTCCAGAAACAGGTTCTTGACATCATCTTTGATAGCATAAGTGAGTGATTTGCCATCAATTATCAAAGCCAGTGCCTCAGAAGTTTCACTTGATGCAGTAAGCAGCGCCTTCCCTTCATTCATCTGTTGGACAACACTTGCCTTGAGAGCCTGCATAGTTGGCAAGGTCCAATGAACTTTTTTATTGCAAAATAAGAGTTATTCTGAccagaaatgaaatgaaatctcTGTCATACTATTTCTTTTAGAACACATCCTGTAGACAAATTATATTGATGTCATCACTGCAACTGCGAAACTACTTTACTGGCACGATGGAAACAAGCTAATCCAATCTTCTCCGCATGATAATTATAGCTCTATacaattttctaattaatatcaTATCACTATTCTTAATTCATTTCAGCTAACAAAATGAGAAGGATATTTCTCAGCTTGGAAGTGAGGGGATCATACATTCAGGCATATGAATTAATAGATAAGAGGGAGATCTCAGAGAAATCACATTTGGAACTTTCTCCTGCAAACTGTTAGACCAAGATGACGTGAGGATATATGTGCTTTCAAGGTTTTGGACATGTTCAGTTAGACTAAGGGGAAATTTATATTGACCAGCAGCTAGAGTTGGACCAGATGTagctaaaggaaaaaaaggaaatgaaatagcTTAGATGTAGACATTGGATGAGTGGTGGGAAGACTACTATGCCAGTAAAAACTAGAAACGATAAACAGTCTCAGTGTCTGGTGACACAACGGAGCTTTTTTGAAATTACTAGACTGGAAaagtcaatttttattttgtattttgcaTAGAGGAGATCAAGATTTCTGGAACATCTATGTGATGGAAATTGTTAATACAGTAAGGGATTTCCTAAAACTCTTTAGAATGTACTCCATTCACATTCAAGTAGTCCACATAGAAAAGATACTAATGGGCCATCCTCTCTAAGACTTGGTCCCTCATTGTGGTTCTGTTATTTGCATCTGAGATTGCAGCACTAGCTGCGAAGAGTTAGGATGATTTCCTCTTCCTCCCATTATCAAACATATATCACTACATTGCTTCTATGCATCATTAACTGAACTTTCTATTGATCTAAAGAGTAACTGAAAGAGAACAGCAGATGAAATCAGAAATTACCCTAACAGCAGCAGCTTTGTCCTCCATTTTCTCTAGAGCTTTGTTTTCTGGAGTATCTGAACTGATTATTATTTGCTTCATCCCTTGTCTGAGTAAACTACAGGCAAAGCTGCAAGATTCAACATCAATTATGATGTATTAGTGTACAGGATTAAACATCTGTTAGACAGAAAATGACGTCCACTCAAACATACCCAATATTGATGGCTGTCTCCATCTTATCTCCTGTTAAAACCCATATTTTTATTCCCGCTTGTGCAAGCTTGTCAATACACTCAGGAACCTGTTCAGAAAAAGAACATTCAATTTCAAACACTTCAGCTAATTTTGAAAGTAACTAAATAGACATTACCATTTTTAGTTCAGAATAGAACAAAACAATTTGTTTAGGATTCTAAAGAGAAATAATACTGATGAACGTTTATTAGTTTAGATGAAGAATAGAGCTCTTTGAATGATGACACTCCATGAGCTACGGAATAGCAAGCCAAATGATTTATTAGCAACTATACTAAAAATCAACATTCCTAGAATTTTTTTAGACCCACCCCATTCTGAAGTTTGTCCTCAACAGCTGTAGCACCAAGAAGAATCAAATCCCTCTCAATCTTTTCAGCTGCTTCCTCAATCATATCCTCACGATCTGCACTTAATGAGTTTTTTGCCTCAGTAAATTCATGATTGAACTCATCATATTCTTCCCCATCAAGTTCACGATATGCAAGAACCAAAGTCCTCAAGCCAGCATCAGCATACTCGCCAATGTGCTCTCTGGTGGGCTCTTCAAACTCTCTTCCATCCCTTGCAAGTCTTTCAAACATGACACTGTTTACAAAAGAATGCACataaagatattaatgaaagtaaataactaaaaaaaattgaaatcatgaAGTAGCATAAAATTAACCGCACAGTATTAcaactatatttatttaaatatgataaataGAGGTTCCATCACGGGCTtccaataattaataattactaCGGGAAAGGCATTCCATTTTCTGGGGAGAGATGTGATATATCTAGTTGTCTTATTCAGAAACAGCAGTTTACAACCTATGCAATTCATTCATGAAAAATCagaaattaattcatatttccTGCAAGTTTTTCTGCTCAAGAAATATGTACAGTAAGCAAAACAAGCATAGCAAGAAACACTTCTGTGAGCAATTTCCTGTATGCATGCATGGATTGAAGTCACCACTCCTTGTCTTCAAAATCAAGTCCATAAGATCACTGAATTATTCCCAGTATTCTACAAACTTCAAATGTTATTTCAAAATACTGACCTGTCAGCCCCTTTACAAAGTAGAAGCAGCTTTCCCTCCTCATTCCTCACAATAACCGACATCCTCTTTCTAGAGCTATTGAACTCGATGATGTTTAAAAGTTGATAGGATCTGCAGAAAATGGGAATTCAATTAAGCTACCATCAGGAGGGGaaagtaagaaaagaaaattaaattaccaTCCTCCCACTAAAAGCTGAAAGAGTTTCTAAATGAACAGAAAGTTTAGAACACAAATGTTAAAGAgctaagaagaaacaaaaaaggttTTTCTATGAACAATAGAATGTATGAGCTGTTTAATCTTATGTTTTGACTTTTGAGGCAAGTGACAGAAAATATACAACAACAAATATTTGTGCTAAGGCCAATCAATCAAAGTAACTATATGTTCTCAAAGAATACCTAACGAAAAGAAACTGACCTTTCAACTTTTGTGCCAGAGACCAGATCCAACTCATGCAGTAAGATGCTTGTTTGTGTTCTTTCATAGAATTTAAAGCCAAGCTCCCTTGCTGCAATGACAAATGCTGCCTCATCTGGTGATTCAGCTTCATACGATATTCTTccagtttcttcatcaatttcaggTATTGCAGTATGGCAGATAGCGAGCAATTTTAAGAACTTTTGGACTACATCTGCATGAGGTTCATTTACCCATTGACCATTTGTGATCCTTTCATCTACAAAATTGAATCCTTTTACGGATGGCTTTCCTTCAGCCACTCCCTCCACAATGGCTTCTTCCTCTATCTCCTCTTGAGGCAAAGGTGACCCCTTTCTTCTAGCCATATCCCTCTCAACTTCTGTTACTCCACGACCATATGATGTGCCAGCCACAGAACACTTGATAAATTCCATCGAGTTGCAAGTCAATGTTCCTGTTTTATCAGAAAGTATAGTGTCAACTTGGCCAAGTTCTTCATTCAAATTTGAGGTGCGTGCCCGTGCTGGCTTATCAGTTTCCTCATGATACATATGCAGATCTTGGTTGATGAAAATGCTCTGAAGAACTTTGACAATTTCGATTGATACATACAAGGAAATGGGAATCAAATAACCATACAGCATAAGAGCTGTAACAAAATGCAACATTGCTGCAACTGGTGCTCTATCTGGGTCATAATAAACTGTCGTCTTATCAGGTCTGAGATACCATCTTGTCATCCTTCCATCCTCAAGATCTTCCTTCGTTGAAATTCCAAAGAAAATTGACCCAATAAAcgaaattaaaaccaaaatgaagAATAAGAGGTAGATAACCTTATCCATCCTCTTCTCAATTTTGCTTCTCTTAGAAGGGGGTGCTGTTGAATTTTGCATAACCTTTGTATCATGACCTGTGAAGATAACCACTCCGTAAATGTAATCAGTATTTCGCAGCTTTGAGTCCCTAAGTAGAAGCTGCTGAGGCATAAGAGCATGCTGGTCCTCTCCAAGATCCAAACTGCCTACAAAAGAATACAGATTTGCGTTGGGATCTTCACATCTAATTATAGCCTTAAAATCTTGGAAGCCAGAGTCCTCATGCAAGTTTGAAGTCACATCTGGTGCTTGTTTCATTTTCAGATTGGTTTCTCCGTCAAGGTTTGTGGTCTCAACATAGCAAATTGCTTCATCATAACTTGAAGACAGCAATATGAGATCAGCAGGAAAATATTCATCCTTTTCCACCCTTACTATGTCCCCGACTTTCAAATCCATCCATTTGGCATGATCAAAAACACCTTCACCATAATGCACTTTTACTTTTCGATTGTTCATTTCAATATCCTGACAGCAGTTTAAAGAATACATTATGACCCCAGAGAGATGAGTTTAATCAGTTAATGACTAAGATCGAAAATATAGATATTGCAGTTGAAAACAAGAAATGAAGTGCAGGTCTAATGCCAACTCTAAATTTTCACCTGAACAGAGAAAATTTTATCAATGATAAGATCGAAGGTGTTGGTTTGGATTTTACTCTGATTGGAGATGAGAAACTCGGTAACCACATATGCAAATAAGCAAATTAATCACAATAGATTAAGTTACTCCATCCCCTCCCCTCTCCCCTCCCTTTTCCTTTACAACCTAGAAAACCAATAACAGTATCCAATTGAAAGCTTTTAAACAGTAAAGAGGTAAATATAAATCttctttcaaaatcattttcagCAAAACAGAAAATTACACAGTTTTCAACAGTCCACTCTTTATTGCTGCAAATCATGAAAAACGAATTTCACGGATCTCTCTTTTACTCACAACGCTTCTAACATCCCTTGATGAATCATGCCACTAAATCCTGCTCTAGTTTGCATcttaacataaatttaaaagctGTACGTCAGAGGAGTGAAAATAAAGACCAGCAAGGTGTATTAAATTTGCTACTGGTAAGTGGTAACATGAAGCATACCTGCTTTTTTCTCCTCCAATCTTCAATCACCTCTTTCCCCATTGTAGCACCAATAACAACAACTAGAGGAACAACATTGCTGACGGACGAGTAAGGAGAAAGTGCAGTGAACGACAATATTGCACAGAGGAGGAAATAAAAGTTAGCAACCCGCCGGAACTGCTCGAATAGTGACTTTGGGAGAAATGTTGCGAGTGTGTACTTGGTAGTACTGACATAGTTGCTAGCATAATTTTGCAGACCAGCCTCAAAGCATTCAGGTTCATTGCAATAAACTATCCTAGAGAAGCCAGGTCCTCCGATCAGTGAATGCTCACTTCTGAATGATGCTCTTCCACATGGGAAGGCATGGATTCTACTAAAACGCTGCTTCTTTCTTCTACCACCAGCCATTCTATGCAAACCACAGCTCTATTCCTAAACCGGTCAAACACACAAAACCTTCAAACTGTCACAGATTTGCTTCTCGAGGGAGAAGATTTAGAAGCTCGGTCTATCAACAAATAATTTAGAGAGCCAGATTCCAAAATTGCAGCAGCTGGGTAGAAACCAAGACCCAAATAGCTGCAAATCACCAAAGAAATTTTGACAACACAAGAtcaaaacaaatactaaaaagaCAAAAGGGGGTCTGGTACAAAAGCTCACTGAAAACCAAAAAAGtggtataaaataataaaatctaggTACGGAAAATACAACTGCAGATTT
The genomic region above belongs to Populus alba chromosome 12, ASM523922v2, whole genome shotgun sequence and contains:
- the LOC118030202 gene encoding putative phospholipid-transporting ATPase 9, encoding MAGGRRKKQRFSRIHAFPCGRASFRSEHSLIGGPGFSRIVYCNEPECFEAGLQNYASNYVSTTKYTLATFLPKSLFEQFRRVANFYFLLCAILSFTALSPYSSVSNVVPLVVVIGATMGKEVIEDWRRKKQDIEMNNRKVKVHYGEGVFDHAKWMDLKVGDIVRVEKDEYFPADLILLSSSYDEAICYVETTNLDGETNLKMKQAPDVTSNLHEDSGFQDFKAIIRCEDPNANLYSFVGSLDLGEDQHALMPQQLLLRDSKLRNTDYIYGVVIFTGHDTKVMQNSTAPPSKRSKIEKRMDKVIYLLFFILVLISFIGSIFFGISTKEDLEDGRMTRWYLRPDKTTVYYDPDRAPVAAMLHFVTALMLYGYLIPISLYVSIEIVKVLQSIFINQDLHMYHEETDKPARARTSNLNEELGQVDTILSDKTGTLTCNSMEFIKCSVAGTSYGRGVTEVERDMARRKGSPLPQEEIEEEAIVEGVAEGKPSVKGFNFVDERITNGQWVNEPHADVVQKFLKLLAICHTAIPEIDEETGRISYEAESPDEAAFVIAARELGFKFYERTQTSILLHELDLVSGTKVERSYQLLNIIEFNSSRKRMSVIVRNEEGKLLLLCKGADSVMFERLARDGREFEEPTREHIGEYADAGLRTLVLAYRELDGEEYDEFNHEFTEAKNSLSADREDMIEEAAEKIERDLILLGATAVEDKLQNGVPECIDKLAQAGIKIWVLTGDKMETAINIGFACSLLRQGMKQIIISSDTPENKALEKMEDKAAAVRALKASVVQQMNEGKALLTASSETSEALALIIDGKSLTYAIKDDVKNLFLELAIGCASVICCRSSPKQKALVTRLVKSKTGKTTLAIGDGANDVGMLQEADIGVGISGVEGMQAVMSSDIAIAQFRYLERLLLVHGHWCYRRISSMICYFFYKNIAFGFTLFFYEAYASFSGQPAYNDWFLSLYNVFFTSLPVIALGVFDQDVSARFCLKFPLLYQEGVQNVLFSWIRIFGWAFNGVSSSVIIFFFCIRAMEHQAFRKGGEVVGLEILGATLYTCVVWVVNCQMALSINYFTYIQHLFIWGGIVFWYIFLMVYGAMDPYLSTTAYKVFVEACAPAPSYWLITLLVLLSSLIPYFVYSAIQMRFFPLYHQMIHWLRNDGQTEDPEYCNMVRQRSLRPTTVGFTARYVARSKRLKDKKHQGS